The Gillisia sp. Hel_I_86 genome has a segment encoding these proteins:
- a CDS encoding enoyl-CoA hydratase/isomerase family protein yields the protein MNFENIIVENNEGILQIMINRPSKLNALNKATIGELHDAFEDAEEDTDVKVVILTGSGEKAFVAGADISEFSDFSPEEGKVLAAEGQAKLFDYVANFPKPVIAAINGFALGGGLELAMAAHFRVASDNAKMGLPEVSLGVIPGYGGTQRLPQLVGKGRAMEMIMTAGMIDANQALQYNLVNHVVSQEELIDFAEKMAGKIMRNSLVAISSAIKAVNANYESGVNGFETEIDEFGWCFGTADFKEGTAAFLNKRKADFPGK from the coding sequence ATGAATTTTGAAAATATAATAGTTGAAAATAACGAAGGCATCCTTCAAATAATGATTAATAGACCCTCAAAATTGAATGCTTTGAACAAAGCGACTATAGGTGAATTGCATGATGCCTTTGAAGATGCAGAAGAAGACACTGATGTAAAAGTGGTTATTTTAACCGGTAGCGGGGAGAAAGCTTTCGTTGCAGGAGCGGATATTAGTGAGTTTTCAGATTTTTCCCCGGAAGAGGGAAAAGTGCTTGCTGCCGAAGGCCAGGCGAAATTATTCGATTATGTTGCTAATTTCCCGAAGCCTGTAATTGCCGCTATAAATGGATTTGCACTTGGAGGTGGATTGGAGCTTGCCATGGCTGCACATTTTAGGGTAGCCAGCGATAATGCAAAAATGGGCCTTCCAGAAGTTTCGCTTGGAGTAATTCCAGGTTATGGTGGTACGCAAAGATTGCCTCAATTGGTGGGAAAAGGACGTGCCATGGAAATGATCATGACGGCTGGGATGATAGATGCCAATCAGGCATTGCAGTACAATTTGGTGAACCATGTCGTTTCTCAGGAAGAGTTGATTGATTTTGCTGAAAAAATGGCTGGAAAGATCATGCGAAATTCCTTGGTTGCAATAAGCTCTGCGATTAAAGCTGTGAATGCAAATTATGAATCTGGGGTAAATGGCTTTGAAACTGAAATAGATGAGTTTGGTTGGTGCTTTGGTACGGCCGATTTTAAAGAAGGAACCGCAGCATTTTTAAACAAACGAAAAGCAGATTTTCCCGGGAAGTAG
- the hflX gene encoding GTPase HflX — MIEKNDLTYEKAVLIGVVTQQQSEDKLNEYLDELEFLTYTAGGEVLKRFTQKMEKPNPKTFIGTGKIEDVRAFIAANDVGTAIFDDELSPAQQKNIEKILDCKILDRTNLILDIFAQRAQTSNARTQVELAQYQYLLPRLAGMWTHLERQRGGIGMRGPGETEIETDRRIVRDKIALLKKKIETIDKQMGVQRGNRGSLIRVALVGYTNVGKSTLMNVISKSKVFAENKLFATLDTTVRKVVIRNLPFLLTDTVGFIRKLPTQLVESFKSTLDEVREADLLLHVVDISHQNFEDHIESVNQTLADIKSNNKPTIMVFNKIDAFVEEKIEEDDLITERTEANYSLEEWKKTWMNRMGDNVLFISALNKDNIEEFRKKVYDVVREIHVTRFPYNNFLYPEYEEIEEKE; from the coding sequence ATGATAGAAAAGAATGATTTAACATACGAGAAAGCGGTGCTCATTGGGGTTGTTACCCAGCAGCAAAGCGAAGATAAACTTAATGAGTATTTAGACGAACTAGAGTTTTTAACATATACTGCCGGGGGTGAGGTTTTAAAGCGCTTTACCCAAAAAATGGAAAAGCCTAACCCAAAAACATTTATTGGAACTGGTAAGATTGAAGATGTAAGGGCTTTTATTGCAGCCAATGATGTTGGAACTGCCATTTTTGATGATGAACTTTCTCCTGCGCAACAAAAAAATATAGAAAAGATCTTGGATTGTAAAATTCTGGATAGAACGAATTTAATTCTGGATATTTTTGCCCAAAGAGCCCAAACAAGTAATGCGCGAACACAAGTAGAGTTGGCTCAATATCAATACTTATTACCTCGTCTAGCGGGTATGTGGACGCACTTGGAACGTCAGCGTGGGGGTATTGGAATGCGTGGTCCCGGGGAAACAGAGATCGAGACAGATAGAAGGATTGTACGTGATAAAATTGCCCTATTAAAGAAGAAGATCGAAACCATCGATAAGCAAATGGGCGTACAACGAGGAAATCGTGGATCCCTTATTCGTGTTGCCTTGGTTGGATATACGAATGTGGGGAAATCTACTTTGATGAATGTGATAAGTAAGAGCAAGGTTTTTGCTGAAAACAAATTATTTGCCACTCTAGACACCACCGTGCGAAAAGTGGTTATCAGGAACCTGCCTTTTCTATTAACCGATACCGTTGGGTTTATCAGAAAACTTCCCACTCAATTGGTAGAATCCTTTAAGTCTACACTAGATGAAGTAAGGGAAGCAGATTTATTATTGCATGTGGTAGATATATCGCATCAAAATTTTGAAGATCATATTGAATCTGTGAACCAAACATTGGCAGATATCAAGAGCAATAACAAGCCCACTATTATGGTGTTCAATAAGATCGATGCCTTTGTTGAAGAAAAAATAGAAGAAGACGATCTAATCACTGAGCGTACCGAAGCGAACTATTCTTTGGAAGAGTGGAAAAAAACTTGGATGAACAGAATGGGGGATAATGTACTATTTATCTCTGCCTTGAATAAGGATAATATAGAAGAATTCAGGAAAAAAGTTTACGACGTGGTTCGAGAGATCCACGTTACCAGGTTTCCTTACAATAACTTTCTCTATCCAGAATACGAGGAGATTGAGGAGAAGGAATAA
- a CDS encoding DUF5689 domain-containing protein: MKRFKIIELVGLLFLVFLMNACVKTDDFEVPKTTEVDDGFDGNLTSISGIKGNYNPTTGEIYTFQNTEDFIEGYVISSDEAGNFYKKLIIQDRAANPSSGIQILVDNTSLFSTYEFGRKIYIKLDGLSLWFNNGVFQLGIQNRGDVVAIPASLIDEHIMRSGISSEIEPLPLDIKDFSEAYRNLYVRLERVQFNRNLVREEKRFTFAAEVTDRFDGERQIESCTTGSTSFLSTSTFSDFKSLLLPQLSGNIEGVLTRNFYDDQFVVILNSPEDLQFEADARCDPAFLKCGENETEGSKVLFQENFVGVSNENILDGRGWTNVNVNGGNERFEDGILNSDRYIRISAYETSENPLEAWLITPGINFNNSINEVLSFDLKSSYDNGVLLSVLITTGFTGNPLTTEWQLLDAKIPVGPTSQFGKNFKNSKIDVSCLEGTVHVAFKYLGAAPDKTTTYDIDNIRVTGK; encoded by the coding sequence ATGAAGAGATTTAAAATTATTGAGTTGGTAGGGCTATTATTTTTAGTCTTTTTAATGAATGCTTGCGTAAAAACCGATGATTTTGAAGTGCCTAAAACCACGGAAGTTGATGATGGTTTCGATGGGAATCTGACCAGTATTTCAGGCATAAAAGGCAATTATAACCCTACAACGGGTGAGATATATACCTTTCAAAATACAGAGGATTTTATTGAAGGCTATGTGATTTCCAGTGATGAGGCTGGGAATTTTTACAAGAAACTCATCATACAAGATCGGGCTGCCAATCCTTCTTCAGGAATTCAAATTTTGGTGGATAATACCTCCTTATTTTCAACGTATGAATTTGGTAGGAAAATTTATATAAAGTTGGACGGATTGAGTTTATGGTTTAACAATGGCGTATTTCAACTGGGAATTCAGAATAGAGGAGATGTCGTTGCAATTCCAGCATCTTTAATAGATGAGCATATTATGAGGTCTGGAATTTCTTCAGAAATAGAACCACTACCGCTGGATATAAAGGATTTTTCTGAAGCCTATAGAAACCTGTATGTACGTTTGGAAAGGGTGCAATTCAATAGAAATCTGGTAAGAGAGGAGAAGCGATTTACATTTGCTGCTGAGGTAACCGATAGATTCGATGGGGAACGACAAATAGAGAGCTGTACAACTGGCAGCACAAGTTTTTTGAGCACTAGCACCTTTTCAGATTTTAAATCTTTGTTGTTGCCTCAATTATCAGGAAACATTGAAGGAGTTTTAACCCGAAATTTTTACGATGATCAATTTGTGGTAATTCTTAATTCTCCAGAAGACCTTCAATTTGAAGCTGATGCCAGATGCGATCCAGCCTTTTTGAAATGCGGCGAAAATGAAACAGAAGGCTCAAAAGTATTATTTCAGGAGAATTTTGTTGGAGTGAGTAATGAGAATATTTTGGATGGCCGGGGATGGACCAACGTAAACGTAAATGGGGGAAACGAGCGTTTTGAAGATGGGATCTTGAATAGCGATCGGTATATTAGGATTTCGGCATATGAGACTTCAGAAAATCCTTTGGAAGCTTGGCTGATAACTCCTGGAATTAATTTTAACAACTCCATTAATGAAGTGCTGAGTTTTGATTTGAAATCTTCTTACGATAATGGGGTGTTGCTATCTGTGCTTATTACAACAGGTTTTACAGGAAATCCACTTACTACAGAATGGCAACTTTTGGATGCCAAGATCCCTGTTGGGCCAACCAGCCAGTTTGGTAAAAACTTCAAAAACTCCAAAATTGATGTTTCTTGTTTGGAAGGGACTGTACATGTGGCATTTAAATATCTCGGGGCGGCACCAGATAAAACAACCACTTATGATATTGATAATATTAGGGTTACGGGAAAGTAA
- a CDS encoding carboxypeptidase regulatory-like domain-containing protein, with protein MKGRKLLLFLMLLGILKISAQNTALTGSVVDALSNDPIAGARLKLEGTAYIKTSGQDGSFAFADSSLESGSYILEVSKAGYILLRISVNLVGGTAKSLELIPLQPDFMKEQVQLATISLSESELNEDQGETDNITGLLYATRDVFLNAAAFDFSQTFFKPRGLGSEYGTVSINGVEMNKFFDGRPQWSNWGGLNDLQRNQVFANALVPGETTFGNLAGNTNIIMRASQYAKNGKLSYASANRSYSGRLMATYSSGEKPGGWWYALGLARRFAKEAYVEGTLYDANSFFISAEKKLNNAHSINFTGFYTPNIRGKSSANTQEVYDLKGRKYNSFWGIQNGEIRNSRIKEVKEPILMLNHFWKLSEKLKINNNVAYQFGSIGNTRLDFGGTRLVTQTDGQQSFVGGGSNPDPSYYQKLPSYFLRFFDNQNFEAAYRAQKDFQQNGQIDWRELYKANSSSLNNGGNSIYVSAEDKVEDKLLNVNSILTANINSSLMLTAKLKFSNLNSENYAEVNDLLGGTGYLDVDFFSEGDKAQSDLLNPNRIAKLGERFKYNFKWKAASAEAFINALIRTEKWDSYAAFSLSQTNYQREGLYKNGNFPESSFGKSKALDFTDYGAKAGTVWKITGKHLLEFNAGYFTKAPALKNSFSNSRQNNNVVEGINSERIYSGDASYIFRSSFLKARLTGYFTQINNATEISFYYADGLSGLGRNSTTAFVQEILTGIDKQHLGLEMGAEAQVTSTLKLKTAVAMGQFTYNNNPNLKLTSDDFIEAQDYGESNLKNYRIAGGPQRAAQIGFEYRDPDFWWFGTTLNYFSHAFADVSPLARTSNFATDSDGLPLLNYDENMARDLLKQEQFDDYFLLNTVGGKSWRIKNYYIGFFVSINNILDELYKTGGFEQSRNANFRTLKADRDREQPVFGSKYWYGTGASYYGNVYIRF; from the coding sequence ATGAAAGGCAGAAAGCTTTTATTATTTCTGATGCTTCTTGGCATCCTCAAGATTTCTGCTCAAAATACCGCCCTTACAGGTTCCGTAGTGGACGCCTTGTCTAATGATCCTATTGCAGGGGCTCGCCTGAAATTGGAGGGAACTGCCTATATAAAAACTTCAGGACAAGATGGGAGTTTTGCATTTGCCGATAGTTCCTTGGAAAGTGGTTCTTATATCTTGGAAGTTTCAAAAGCAGGATATATACTACTAAGAATTTCTGTAAATCTAGTTGGCGGAACAGCTAAAAGCTTAGAATTAATCCCATTGCAACCCGATTTTATGAAAGAGCAAGTTCAATTGGCGACCATAAGTTTGTCAGAATCTGAGTTAAATGAAGATCAAGGGGAGACCGATAATATTACTGGATTACTTTACGCAACCCGCGATGTGTTTCTAAATGCAGCAGCCTTCGATTTCAGCCAAACTTTCTTCAAGCCACGCGGATTGGGAAGTGAATATGGAACTGTTTCTATCAACGGAGTGGAGATGAACAAGTTCTTCGATGGAAGGCCACAATGGAGCAATTGGGGAGGATTAAATGACCTGCAGCGGAATCAGGTTTTTGCCAATGCTTTGGTTCCTGGGGAAACCACCTTTGGGAATTTGGCGGGAAACACCAATATCATAATGCGTGCATCCCAGTATGCGAAAAATGGCAAACTTTCCTATGCGTCTGCAAATAGAAGTTATTCTGGGAGGCTTATGGCAACGTATAGCTCTGGGGAAAAGCCTGGGGGCTGGTGGTATGCCTTGGGTTTAGCAAGAAGATTTGCCAAAGAGGCTTATGTGGAAGGCACTTTATACGATGCAAACTCTTTTTTTATTTCAGCAGAAAAAAAATTGAACAATGCACATAGCATAAATTTCACGGGATTTTATACTCCAAATATTCGAGGGAAATCTTCAGCAAACACTCAGGAGGTTTACGATCTAAAAGGCAGGAAATATAATTCATTTTGGGGCATTCAGAATGGGGAGATCAGGAATAGCAGGATCAAGGAAGTAAAAGAGCCCATTTTAATGCTGAACCATTTCTGGAAACTTTCAGAAAAATTAAAAATAAACAATAATGTGGCCTACCAATTTGGATCGATTGGAAATACTCGTTTGGATTTTGGTGGAACCCGTTTGGTGACCCAAACAGATGGACAACAAAGTTTTGTAGGTGGCGGGAGCAACCCAGATCCCTCCTACTATCAAAAACTACCTAGTTATTTTTTGAGGTTTTTTGACAATCAGAATTTTGAAGCGGCCTATCGGGCTCAAAAGGATTTTCAACAGAATGGACAAATCGATTGGCGGGAGCTATATAAAGCCAATAGTTCTTCCCTAAACAATGGTGGAAATTCAATTTATGTAAGCGCTGAAGATAAAGTGGAAGACAAGCTGTTAAATGTAAATTCAATTTTAACTGCGAATATCAATTCCTCATTAATGCTAACCGCCAAGCTAAAGTTTTCCAATCTAAATAGCGAAAATTATGCTGAAGTAAATGACCTTTTAGGCGGAACGGGATATCTGGATGTAGATTTCTTTTCTGAAGGGGACAAGGCACAAAGTGATCTTTTGAACCCAAATAGGATCGCCAAATTAGGAGAACGATTTAAATACAATTTTAAGTGGAAAGCAGCTTCTGCTGAAGCATTTATAAATGCATTGATTAGGACCGAAAAGTGGGATTCTTATGCAGCCTTCAGTTTATCTCAAACCAATTACCAGCGTGAAGGATTATATAAAAACGGAAATTTCCCGGAAAGTTCATTTGGAAAAAGTAAAGCGCTAGACTTTACAGATTATGGGGCAAAGGCCGGGACTGTATGGAAAATTACCGGGAAGCATTTGTTGGAATTTAACGCGGGCTATTTCACAAAGGCTCCCGCTCTTAAAAATTCGTTTTCTAATTCGAGGCAAAACAACAATGTAGTAGAGGGGATAAACAGCGAACGTATTTATTCTGGGGATGCCAGTTACATTTTTCGAAGTTCCTTTTTAAAAGCTAGGCTTACGGGATATTTTACCCAGATCAACAATGCCACCGAAATCTCCTTTTATTATGCCGATGGGCTTTCTGGTTTGGGAAGAAATAGCACCACAGCTTTTGTACAGGAGATATTAACAGGTATAGATAAACAACACCTTGGTTTAGAAATGGGAGCCGAGGCGCAAGTAACCTCCACTTTAAAGTTGAAAACAGCTGTTGCCATGGGACAATTCACCTATAACAACAATCCCAACTTAAAACTTACCTCCGACGATTTTATTGAAGCCCAAGATTATGGGGAATCGAATTTAAAAAATTACAGGATCGCGGGTGGCCCGCAACGAGCCGCACAAATAGGATTTGAATATCGTGATCCCGATTTCTGGTGGTTTGGCACGACGCTCAATTATTTTTCCCATGCTTTTGCAGATGTGAGTCCGCTTGCTAGGACCAGCAATTTTGCGACAGATTCTGATGGCTTGCCACTTTTAAATTATGACGAGAATATGGCACGAGACCTCTTAAAACAAGAACAATTTGACGATTATTTTTTATTGAACACCGTGGGCGGAAAATCTTGGCGAATAAAAAATTATTATATAGGATTTTTTGTGAGCATCAACAATATTTTGGACGAATTGTATAAAACCGGAGGTTTCGAGCAATCTCGAAATGCAAATTTTAGAACCCTTAAGGCAGATAGGGATCGGGAACAACCAGTATTTGGATCTAAATATTGGTATGGAACGGGAGCTTCCTATTATGGGAATGTATATATAAGATTTTGA
- a CDS encoding endonuclease/exonuclease/phosphatase family protein, whose product MKTIVIFLIAVVLITDSSLAQERKDYNIYTIAFYNVENLFDTEDDPLTFDDDRTPLGKDVWTQEKYEDKIKNIARVISEIGVANSKTSPAIIGLCEIENLRVLEDLVSHPFLEKFNYQIIHYDSPDMRGIDVALLYQKSLFIPDESQSRRLLLYDLDEPTKRIFTRDQLVVSGKLNGEQINIIVNHWPSRSGGEAKTNYRREKAAYLNKQIMDSLYKKDPFAKILSMGDFNDDPTDKSFKKILKTNNNRKTIMAQELFNPMESMVKQGKGSLAYRDSWNLFDQILVSESLLGSPNGLQFYQAGIFNSHYLITQNGQYRGYPFRSYDYSGYTGGFSDHFPVFVYLVSISN is encoded by the coding sequence TTGAAAACAATTGTAATTTTTCTGATTGCAGTTGTTTTAATTACAGATAGTTCCTTGGCTCAGGAAAGAAAAGATTACAATATCTATACTATTGCGTTTTACAATGTTGAAAACCTTTTTGACACCGAAGATGATCCCTTAACATTCGATGATGACAGGACTCCTCTAGGAAAAGATGTTTGGACCCAGGAAAAATACGAGGATAAAATAAAGAACATCGCTAGGGTGATCTCCGAAATTGGCGTTGCTAATTCCAAAACATCTCCTGCCATTATTGGTTTATGCGAGATCGAAAATCTGCGGGTTTTAGAAGATCTGGTCAGCCATCCCTTTTTAGAAAAATTCAACTATCAAATAATACATTATGATTCTCCAGATATGCGTGGCATAGATGTCGCGCTGTTATATCAAAAATCATTATTTATTCCAGATGAGTCCCAATCCAGAAGGTTGCTATTATATGATCTGGATGAACCTACAAAAAGGATATTTACCAGGGATCAGTTGGTAGTTTCCGGCAAACTTAATGGAGAGCAAATTAATATAATCGTGAATCATTGGCCATCCAGAAGTGGAGGAGAAGCAAAAACCAATTATAGAAGGGAAAAAGCTGCTTACCTAAACAAACAGATCATGGATTCGCTTTATAAAAAAGATCCATTCGCCAAAATCCTAAGCATGGGCGATTTTAATGACGATCCAACCGATAAGAGCTTTAAAAAAATTTTAAAAACCAACAATAACCGGAAAACCATCATGGCTCAAGAGCTATTCAACCCTATGGAAAGCATGGTAAAGCAAGGTAAAGGTTCTTTGGCCTATAGGGATAGTTGGAATTTATTCGACCAAATTTTGGTTTCGGAATCTCTATTGGGTAGCCCTAACGGACTTCAGTTTTACCAAGCTGGAATATTTAACTCACATTATCTCATTACCCAGAATGGGCAATACCGTGGGTATCCTTTTAGAAGCTATGATTACAGTGGGTACACAGGAGGGTTTTCAGATCATTTTCCAGTGTTTGTATATTTGGTTTCCATCTCGAATTAA
- a CDS encoding PA0069 family radical SAM protein produces MAFEKEYIKGRGAQLNVSNKFDAHSHELRSDFLNYCAVEGDEATNSKTVLIDTFPKTIVNKVMSPDVGMGYSLNPYQGCEHGCIYCYARNSHEYWGFGAGLDFEQKILVKRNSVELLAKKLQSPRWKAAPIVLSGNTDCYQPIEKKLEITRQLLKTFLKFKHPVGIITKNSLVLRDLDLLKELAKDNLVQVHLSITSLNEETRRLLEPRTATIKKRLETLNLLASNDIPVNVMMAPIIPGINSHEIIPLVKTIAENGALGVGYTIVRLNGAIGGIFTDWIKKAMPDRAEKVLHQIAECHGGNLNDSEFGRRMKGSGNIAEQVSQQFKIARKKYLSGRAMPKLNCELHEQYKDGQMKLF; encoded by the coding sequence ATGGCTTTTGAAAAGGAATATATAAAGGGAAGAGGTGCTCAATTAAATGTTTCGAACAAATTTGATGCGCATAGTCACGAGCTACGCTCAGATTTTCTTAATTATTGTGCTGTTGAAGGAGATGAAGCAACCAATTCCAAAACAGTCCTCATAGATACTTTTCCAAAAACGATCGTGAATAAAGTGATGAGCCCAGATGTTGGAATGGGCTATTCTTTAAATCCGTATCAAGGGTGTGAACATGGTTGTATCTATTGTTATGCAAGAAATTCCCACGAATATTGGGGCTTTGGCGCCGGATTGGATTTTGAACAAAAAATTCTGGTAAAAAGAAATTCGGTAGAACTTCTGGCAAAAAAACTACAAAGTCCAAGATGGAAGGCGGCTCCAATTGTATTATCGGGAAATACAGATTGCTATCAGCCTATCGAAAAGAAATTGGAGATTACCAGACAACTTCTTAAAACGTTCTTGAAATTCAAACATCCAGTGGGGATAATCACCAAAAACTCCTTGGTGCTTCGGGATTTGGATTTATTGAAGGAATTGGCAAAAGACAATTTAGTCCAAGTACATCTTTCCATCACCTCTTTAAATGAAGAAACTCGAAGGCTCTTGGAACCAAGAACAGCAACTATCAAAAAAAGATTGGAAACCCTTAACCTATTAGCCTCAAATGATATTCCTGTAAATGTAATGATGGCTCCCATTATTCCGGGAATTAATAGTCATGAAATTATTCCACTTGTAAAAACCATTGCTGAAAACGGCGCCTTAGGAGTTGGATATACCATAGTTCGTTTGAACGGAGCGATCGGAGGAATATTTACAGATTGGATTAAAAAAGCAATGCCGGATAGGGCAGAAAAAGTATTGCATCAAATTGCTGAATGCCATGGGGGGAATTTGAACGATAGCGAGTTTGGTAGACGAATGAAAGGTTCCGGCAATATAGCAGAACAGGTATCACAGCAATTCAAGATCGCTCGAAAAAAGTATTTATCGGGCAGGGCGATGCCAAAACTTAATTGTGAACTTCATGAGCAATATAAGGATGGGCAAATGAAGCTGTTTTAA
- a CDS encoding DUF3078 domain-containing protein — protein MKKLLLALTVFVFVTASTVNAQDKKEQDVPPNGWSKNGNIQLLFNQSAFNKEWTGGGTSSISGNLTLNYDFNYRMNDFTWDNRILANYGLTKVKDDEFTRKTSDRIEFNSIAGKQIQESKWYYSYFLNFRSQLAKGYDFSEDAETGETIRTETTHFLSPGYLQTGPGMLWKYNEHLSVNIAPATARLIFVDDKFTTVPGYVDGDYFGVDEGKSTRFEFGASIGVYAKMFLLENVTAEHTLNLYSNYLDKPENVDIDYLLNIEMSINKYLSANVIFQAIYDDNTVGAFQIREVFGLGINHKF, from the coding sequence ATGAAGAAATTATTACTTGCTTTAACAGTATTTGTATTTGTTACTGCTTCAACTGTAAACGCTCAAGACAAAAAAGAACAAGATGTGCCACCTAATGGTTGGTCCAAAAATGGGAATATCCAATTGTTGTTTAACCAGTCTGCTTTCAACAAAGAATGGACAGGGGGTGGAACATCCAGTATCTCAGGGAATTTAACCCTGAATTACGATTTCAACTATAGAATGAACGATTTTACTTGGGACAATAGGATTCTTGCCAATTATGGCCTTACTAAAGTGAAAGATGACGAATTTACAAGAAAGACCAGTGATAGGATAGAATTCAATTCGATTGCTGGAAAACAGATTCAAGAATCAAAATGGTATTATTCCTATTTCTTGAATTTCAGGTCACAATTAGCCAAAGGATATGATTTTAGCGAAGATGCTGAAACAGGTGAAACCATAAGAACTGAAACCACGCACTTTTTATCTCCCGGATATTTGCAAACGGGCCCCGGAATGCTTTGGAAATATAACGAACACTTAAGTGTGAATATAGCTCCGGCAACTGCCAGACTTATTTTTGTAGACGATAAATTCACAACCGTTCCAGGATATGTAGATGGAGATTATTTTGGAGTAGATGAAGGAAAATCTACCCGGTTTGAGTTTGGAGCATCTATTGGGGTGTATGCAAAAATGTTCTTGTTAGAGAACGTAACCGCAGAGCATACCTTAAATTTATACTCTAATTACCTTGATAAGCCTGAAAATGTTGATATCGACTATTTATTGAATATAGAAATGAGCATCAACAAATATCTTTCTGCAAACGTGATCTTCCAAGCGATTTATGATGACAATACCGTTGGTGCTTTTCAAATTAGAGAAGTATTCGGACTTGGGATCAACCATAAGTTTTAA
- a CDS encoding DUF2480 family protein: MSTEIINRVANSKLVTFDLEDFYPQGERVLLDIKDWLLEGLVLREAVFREKALAHDWSQYQDKFVALTCTTDAIIPAWAYMLLSTYLSPVAKKVVTGDLDILETILYTEIIKDLDVSALKGKPIIVKGCSHKPVPQNAYLLLIEKLQPIAKSILYGEACSSVPLFKNKNA, translated from the coding sequence ATGTCTACAGAAATAATAAATAGAGTTGCAAATAGCAAGCTGGTAACCTTCGATCTCGAGGATTTTTACCCGCAGGGTGAACGCGTCTTATTAGACATTAAAGATTGGTTACTGGAAGGTTTGGTGTTAAGAGAAGCTGTTTTCAGGGAAAAGGCGCTAGCACACGATTGGAGCCAATATCAGGATAAATTTGTGGCTTTAACTTGTACTACCGACGCTATAATTCCGGCCTGGGCATACATGCTGCTTTCTACTTATTTAAGCCCTGTTGCAAAAAAAGTAGTAACCGGAGATCTGGACATATTGGAAACTATCCTTTATACTGAAATTATCAAAGATCTGGATGTTTCAGCATTGAAGGGAAAGCCGATTATTGTAAAAGGTTGTTCCCATAAACCAGTACCTCAAAACGCATATTTATTATTGATTGAAAAATTGCAACCTATTGCAAAAAGTATCTTATATGGGGAAGCTTGCTCTTCTGTACCATTGTTCAAAAACAAAAACGCTTAG
- a CDS encoding SUF system Fe-S cluster assembly protein encodes METEINTQELGETIVRVLKTIYDPEIPVDIYELGLIYDVMVNTDYDVKILMTLTTPNCPVAESLPKEVEDRVRSLDTVKDCEVEITFDPPWTQDLMSEEAKLELGML; translated from the coding sequence ATGGAAACAGAAATAAACACTCAGGAATTGGGGGAAACAATAGTGCGGGTTTTAAAAACGATCTACGATCCAGAGATCCCGGTAGATATTTACGAATTGGGACTTATCTACGACGTGATGGTAAATACAGATTACGACGTTAAAATTTTAATGACGCTTACCACTCCTAATTGTCCAGTTGCAGAAAGTTTGCCAAAAGAAGTAGAAGATAGGGTGAGGTCTTTGGACACTGTCAAGGACTGTGAAGTGGAGATCACTTTCGATCCGCCCTGGACTCAGGATTTAATGAGTGAGGAAGCAAAACTAGAGTTGGGAATGCTTTAA
- a CDS encoding SufE family protein, with product MTIKEIQEEIVDEFSMFDDWMQRYEYMIELGKSLPLIDEKYKVEENLIKGCQSKVWVHAVLEGDKLVFTADSDAIITKGIVAILVRAYSNQHPSDILDADTKFIDEIGLKEHLSPTRANGLVSMIKQLKMYAIAYQTQLD from the coding sequence ATGACCATAAAGGAAATACAAGAGGAGATCGTAGATGAATTTTCCATGTTCGACGACTGGATGCAGCGTTATGAATATATGATCGAGCTAGGAAAGTCGTTACCTTTAATAGATGAAAAATACAAAGTTGAAGAAAATTTGATAAAAGGTTGCCAAAGTAAAGTTTGGGTTCATGCCGTATTAGAAGGAGATAAACTTGTTTTTACAGCAGATAGCGATGCTATTATTACCAAAGGAATTGTGGCTATTCTTGTTCGTGCCTATTCCAATCAGCATCCTTCAGATATTTTAGATGCAGACACTAAGTTTATAGATGAAATAGGGCTAAAAGAGCATCTTTCGCCCACAAGAGCAAATGGTTTGGTTAGTATGATAAAGCAATTAAAAATGTATGCAATCGCATATCAAACACAATTAGATTAA